A genomic region of bacterium contains the following coding sequences:
- the der gene encoding ribosome biogenesis GTPase Der, whose amino-acid sequence MPPTVVIVGRTNVGKSTLFNRLIGRRLAIVDAIPGVTRDRMYAEAHWPFGRFGVVDTGGWDQSDPEMRQLVDEQRRIALAEADLVLFVVDVIDGLLPEDSEIADALRRLGAPLVVVANKADNERLETAAADFYSLGLDADVIPLSAKGKRNFKKLLEAIEGRVGGFREEPDAGPFPIAIVGRPNSGKSSLVNALVGDNRLITSEVPGTTRDAVGVPFKYGGQDYLLVDTAGLRKKKKVRGELLERLTVVRALEHIRRSRLVLMLVDAVQGLVTQDAKILGYALEEGRAAILVFNKCDLVELNRTERRRLTEDAHGLLGFAAHIPVAFTSATEGLGLKLLMDEIGRVAESFGRKMPTPELNRVVQKAQEDHPPPLYRGKEVNLLYAVQTNAGPPGFTVFTNRAAELHFSWRRFLENRLREAGGWAGVPLFVEYKTEKGPRRRKGATDAVRSVSGGASNKRGRR is encoded by the coding sequence ATGCCGCCCACCGTCGTCATCGTCGGCCGGACCAACGTGGGGAAGTCCACCCTGTTCAACCGCCTCATCGGGCGGCGGCTGGCCATCGTGGACGCCATACCCGGCGTGACGCGGGACCGGATGTACGCCGAGGCGCACTGGCCCTTCGGCCGGTTCGGGGTCGTGGATACCGGCGGCTGGGACCAGTCCGACCCCGAGATGCGCCAGCTCGTGGACGAGCAGCGTCGCATCGCCCTCGCCGAAGCCGATCTCGTCCTCTTCGTGGTGGACGTCATAGACGGCCTGTTGCCCGAAGATTCCGAGATAGCCGACGCACTCCGCCGGCTGGGCGCACCGCTCGTCGTCGTGGCCAACAAAGCCGACAACGAACGGCTGGAGACCGCCGCCGCCGATTTCTATTCACTGGGGCTCGACGCCGATGTCATCCCGCTCTCGGCAAAGGGCAAGCGGAACTTTAAAAAACTTCTGGAAGCCATCGAGGGCCGCGTGGGCGGTTTTCGGGAAGAGCCGGACGCCGGGCCTTTCCCCATCGCCATCGTCGGGCGGCCCAACTCGGGCAAGAGCTCACTGGTCAACGCCCTGGTCGGGGATAACCGCCTGATAACCTCGGAGGTCCCGGGGACCACCCGCGACGCCGTGGGGGTGCCTTTTAAATACGGCGGACAGGACTACCTCCTGGTGGACACCGCCGGGCTGCGAAAAAAGAAGAAGGTCCGCGGTGAGCTCCTCGAACGGCTCACCGTGGTGCGCGCCCTGGAGCACATCCGCCGCAGCCGCCTCGTGCTCATGCTGGTGGACGCCGTGCAGGGATTGGTGACCCAGGACGCGAAGATTCTGGGCTACGCGTTGGAAGAGGGCCGGGCGGCGATTCTGGTCTTCAACAAGTGCGACCTGGTGGAGCTGAACCGCACGGAAAGGCGACGGCTGACCGAGGACGCCCACGGGCTCCTGGGCTTCGCCGCCCACATCCCGGTGGCCTTCACCAGCGCCACCGAAGGGCTCGGCCTCAAGCTCCTGATGGACGAAATCGGCCGGGTGGCGGAGTCCTTCGGGCGGAAGATGCCCACGCCGGAGCTGAACCGCGTCGTACAGAAAGCCCAGGAGGACCACCCGCCGCCCCTTTATCGGGGAAAAGAGGTGAATCTGCTCTACGCCGTGCAGACCAACGCCGGGCCGCCCGGTTTCACCGTCTTCACCAACCGCGCGGCGGAGCTTCATTTCTCCTGGCGGCGCTTCCTGGAGAACCGGCTGCGCGAGGCCGGCGGCTGGGCGGGTGTGCCGCTCTTCGTCGAGTACAAAACGGAGAAGGGGCCCCGCCGGCGGAAGGGGGCTACCGACGCCGTCCGGAGCGTTTCCGGCGGCGCGTCGAACAAGCGGGGACGCCGTTGA
- a CDS encoding Glu/Leu/Phe/Val dehydrogenase dimerization domain-containing protein, which produces MGIFEKLVEGGHEQLIFCQHRPTKLRALIAIHNTTLGPALGGCRIRNYPTEDDAVADTLRLAESMTYQAALANYDAGGGMTVIWGEPEIKEDEAVLRAFGRFLNGIGGRIVTFSDLGTDDDDMRSVGIETPHVIASSPHEVPSDVGAAWGVFYGITACLNTVFNSSSVQDRTVVIQGVGGVGSALASILVQMGAKLYISDLKYDPLKAIQDLHPDVEMVRTDEIYDLPCDIFSPCAVGGVIDADTVERLRCKIVAGAAFNVLSDASLALRLEERGILLAPEFVINAGDVLMMNRPGGMADLEEVKRATRQIYLNLSKVFARARQMGVPPLFAAQEMAREKIARIGKTKSIMC; this is translated from the coding sequence GTGGGGATTTTCGAAAAACTGGTCGAGGGCGGCCACGAGCAGCTCATCTTCTGCCAGCACCGCCCGACCAAGCTGCGCGCCCTGATCGCCATCCACAACACGACTTTGGGGCCGGCGCTGGGCGGATGCCGAATCCGGAATTACCCCACCGAGGACGACGCCGTGGCCGACACGCTCCGTCTGGCGGAGAGTATGACCTATCAGGCGGCGCTGGCCAACTACGACGCCGGCGGGGGGATGACCGTCATCTGGGGAGAGCCGGAGATAAAAGAGGACGAGGCTGTTCTGCGCGCCTTCGGTCGCTTCCTGAACGGCATCGGCGGCCGCATCGTCACCTTCTCCGACCTGGGCACCGACGACGACGACATGCGCTCGGTGGGCATCGAGACGCCCCACGTCATCGCCAGTTCCCCCCACGAGGTCCCCTCGGATGTGGGGGCGGCCTGGGGGGTGTTCTACGGCATCACCGCCTGCCTGAACACCGTTTTCAACAGCTCCAGCGTGCAGGACCGGACCGTCGTCATCCAGGGCGTGGGGGGCGTGGGCAGCGCCCTGGCTTCGATCCTCGTCCAGATGGGCGCAAAGCTCTACATTTCCGACCTGAAGTACGACCCCCTGAAGGCGATTCAGGACCTCCACCCCGACGTGGAGATGGTCCGGACGGACGAGATTTACGACTTGCCGTGCGACATCTTCAGCCCCTGCGCCGTTGGGGGAGTGATAGACGCCGACACGGTGGAGCGCCTGCGGTGCAAGATCGTGGCCGGCGCCGCCTTCAACGTCCTCTCCGACGCCTCCTTGGCGCTGCGTCTCGAGGAGCGGGGAATCCTCCTCGCGCCGGAATTCGTGATAAACGCCGGCGACGTCCTGATGATGAACCGCCCGGGCGGCATGGCCGACCTCGAGGAGGTCAAACGGGCGACGCGCCAGATATACCTGAACCTTTCCAAGGTCTTCGCCCGCGCCAGACAGATGGGCGTTCCACCGCTCTTCGCCGCCCAGGAGATGGCGCGCGAGAAGATAGCCCGCATCGGAAAGACCAAGTCAATCATGTGCTAG
- a CDS encoding MerR family transcriptional regulator translates to MERFSLGQVERMTGVPVTKVSYWLSEFPELRELALEEEDEVFLTYEALGLVLRLELLLDEVGLTIAGARRQLALDKAGTPDGAKLTERLRHVRDELSQVRQILEE, encoded by the coding sequence TTGGAACGCTTCAGTCTGGGTCAGGTCGAACGGATGACCGGCGTGCCGGTGACCAAAGTCTCCTACTGGCTCTCGGAATTCCCCGAGCTGCGGGAGCTGGCCCTCGAGGAGGAGGACGAGGTCTTCCTCACCTACGAGGCCCTGGGGCTCGTCCTGCGCCTGGAGCTCCTGTTGGACGAGGTGGGGCTCACCATCGCCGGTGCGCGCCGTCAGCTCGCCCTGGACAAAGCGGGAACGCCCGACGGGGCGAAGCTCACGGAGAGGCTCCGGCACGTACGCGATGAGCTCTCACAGGTCAGGCAGATTCTGGAAGAGTAG
- a CDS encoding dCMP deaminase family protein: protein MGRPSWDEYFMQIAGLVSTRSTCLRRRVGAVLVRDRTILATGYNGAPRGLKHCAELGGCYREQLGVPSGERHEICRGTHAEQNAIAQAALVGVSTKDSTIYVTIHPCSICTKILLNAGVRRVVYAEGYPDELARYLIEEARNLGLLEVICLGE from the coding sequence ATGGGCAGGCCGTCCTGGGACGAGTACTTCATGCAGATCGCCGGGCTGGTGTCCACGCGCTCGACCTGCCTGCGGCGCAGGGTCGGGGCGGTGCTGGTCCGCGACAGGACCATACTGGCGACGGGCTACAACGGCGCTCCCCGGGGGTTGAAGCACTGCGCGGAGTTGGGCGGCTGCTACCGGGAACAACTGGGTGTGCCGTCCGGCGAGCGCCACGAAATCTGCCGGGGGACGCACGCCGAGCAGAACGCCATCGCCCAGGCCGCCCTGGTCGGTGTATCCACCAAGGATTCCACCATCTACGTGACGATCCACCCCTGCAGCATCTGCACGAAAATCCTGTTGAACGCGGGCGTGAGGAGGGTGGTCTACGCCGAGGGCTACCCCGACGAACTGGCCCGTTACCTGATCGAGGAGGCCCGGAACCTGGGTTTGTTGGAGGTCATCTGCCTGGGGGAGTAG
- the fabG gene encoding 3-oxoacyl-[acyl-carrier-protein] reductase, with amino-acid sequence MMGERGAAIVTGGARGIGAAVARALAREFPVAVWDLDAPGAERTAGEITAGGGRAKGWGVDVGNFDAVQAAAEEVTKAFGTVEVLVNNAGVTRDGLLMRMRPEDWDLVLRVNLTGAYNCCKAVVRPMQKARRGRIVNVTSVVGLTGNVGQANYAASKSGLLGLTKSLAKELGGRGITVNAVAPGFIETEMTAGLPEEVKKAFLTAVPLGRPGTPEDVAAVIAFLCSPAADYVTGQIINIDGGMVM; translated from the coding sequence ATCATGGGAGAGAGAGGCGCGGCGATCGTGACCGGCGGGGCCCGCGGCATCGGTGCAGCCGTGGCCCGGGCGCTGGCGCGGGAGTTCCCCGTCGCCGTCTGGGACCTCGACGCCCCGGGGGCGGAGAGAACCGCAGGGGAAATCACCGCCGGGGGCGGACGGGCGAAGGGCTGGGGCGTGGACGTGGGAAACTTCGACGCCGTCCAGGCCGCGGCCGAGGAAGTGACGAAGGCCTTCGGCACCGTCGAGGTTTTGGTCAACAACGCCGGCGTAACCCGCGACGGCCTCCTCATGCGCATGCGGCCCGAGGACTGGGACCTGGTCCTGCGGGTCAACCTCACCGGGGCCTATAACTGCTGCAAGGCCGTGGTCCGCCCGATGCAGAAGGCGCGCAGGGGCCGCATCGTCAACGTCACCAGCGTGGTGGGCCTCACCGGCAACGTGGGGCAGGCCAACTACGCCGCCAGCAAGTCGGGGCTCCTGGGACTGACCAAGAGCCTGGCCAAGGAGCTGGGCGGGCGCGGGATCACCGTCAACGCCGTGGCCCCGGGTTTCATCGAGACCGAGATGACCGCCGGCCTGCCCGAAGAGGTGAAGAAGGCCTTCCTGACCGCCGTCCCCCTGGGGCGGCCCGGGACGCCCGAGGACGTGGCGGCGGTTATCGCCTTCCTCTGCTCCCCCGCGGCGGATTACGTCACCGGACAGATAATCAACATAGACGGCGGGATGGTCATGTAA
- a CDS encoding UDP-N-acetylmuramoyl-L-alanyl-D-glutamate--2,6-diaminopimelate ligase, with protein sequence MRFSALISNVPAAVLVRGDTEIKKIAYDSRRVEPGTLFVAMGGVGHDALAYLGNALERRAAAVLAPAPPPAGVIVPWATSEDPRLALAQIAAHWFGRPAEKLRLVGVTGTNGKTTSAHIIASILGSAGRKAALLGTTGYWLGDRWEEADWTTPEPLKLHGLLREAVDSGFRDVVMEVTSHALDQRRTDGLVFAAAGFTNVTREHLDYHRRLEGYYATKCRLFTQLEPGAVALLNADDPLVAGTPVPGGRRVLYGLGETAELRAEGIRYGRRSLAFTAVQDFWKLPIETPLVGEYDVYNALLAVGLARGLGVDDAAIAGGLKTLPQIPGRFHFLEVGSDYDVVVDYAHTPDGIAKALTAARRIAAGRVIIVIGSAGERDAAKRPDMGRVAGELADVVILTTEDPRREDPAKIAESIASGVIDGSCELSIVLDRREAIHRALALARKGDLVIVAGKGDEYRLKFADHVEISNDIDLCLEYFSLTREQAGVKGPRPDDA encoded by the coding sequence ATGCGCTTCAGCGCCCTCATCTCAAACGTACCGGCGGCGGTGCTCGTCCGGGGCGACACGGAAATAAAAAAAATCGCCTACGACTCCCGCCGGGTCGAGCCGGGGACCCTCTTCGTCGCCATGGGCGGTGTGGGTCACGACGCCCTGGCCTACCTGGGCAACGCCTTGGAACGCCGCGCCGCGGCGGTTTTAGCACCTGCGCCACCCCCGGCCGGGGTGATCGTGCCCTGGGCGACGAGCGAGGACCCGCGACTGGCCCTGGCTCAGATCGCCGCCCACTGGTTCGGCCGCCCGGCGGAAAAACTGCGCCTGGTCGGCGTCACCGGAACCAACGGCAAGACCACCAGCGCCCACATCATCGCGAGCATCCTGGGATCGGCGGGGCGGAAAGCGGCCCTGCTGGGGACGACGGGCTACTGGCTCGGCGACCGTTGGGAGGAAGCGGACTGGACGACGCCGGAGCCGCTCAAGCTCCACGGCCTCTTGCGGGAGGCGGTGGATTCGGGATTCCGGGACGTGGTGATGGAGGTGACCAGCCACGCTCTGGACCAGAGGCGGACTGACGGCCTGGTGTTCGCCGCGGCGGGCTTCACCAACGTCACCCGGGAGCACCTGGACTACCACCGGCGGCTGGAGGGCTACTACGCCACCAAGTGTCGTCTGTTCACTCAACTGGAGCCCGGGGCCGTCGCCCTGTTGAACGCCGACGACCCGCTGGTGGCCGGGACGCCCGTCCCCGGCGGCCGGCGCGTTCTGTACGGGCTCGGGGAAACCGCGGAGCTGCGCGCCGAGGGGATACGCTACGGCCGCCGCTCCCTGGCCTTCACCGCGGTCCAGGATTTTTGGAAATTGCCCATAGAAACCCCGCTGGTCGGCGAGTACGACGTTTACAACGCGCTCCTGGCCGTCGGGTTGGCCCGGGGGCTCGGGGTGGACGACGCGGCCATCGCCGGGGGCCTTAAAACGCTGCCCCAGATTCCGGGACGCTTCCACTTCCTCGAGGTGGGGTCGGACTACGACGTCGTGGTGGACTACGCCCACACGCCCGACGGCATCGCCAAGGCGCTCACCGCCGCCCGGCGCATCGCCGCGGGCCGGGTGATAATCGTCATCGGCTCCGCCGGGGAACGGGACGCCGCCAAACGACCGGACATGGGCCGCGTCGCCGGGGAGCTGGCCGACGTGGTCATCCTGACCACCGAGGATCCGCGCCGCGAGGATCCGGCGAAAATCGCGGAAAGCATAGCCTCCGGCGTCATTGACGGCTCCTGCGAGCTCTCGATCGTCCTCGACCGCCGGGAGGCGATACACCGGGCCCTCGCCCTGGCGCGGAAGGGCGACCTCGTCATCGTCGCCGGAAAGGGCGACGAGTACCGGCTGAAATTCGCCGACCACGTGGAGATCTCCAACGACATAGACCTCTGCCTGGAGTATTTCAGCCTCACTCGCGAGCAAGCCGGGGTGAAGGGCCCCCGTCCCGACGATGCTTGA
- the eno gene encoding phosphopyruvate hydratase, which produces MCKIAAVVGREVLDSRSNPTVEVEVLTNGEKIGRATVPSGASTGEHEAVELRDGDKSRYRGLGVLNAVKNVNTEIRELLVGMNPLDQENIDRALIELDGTPNKGRLGANAILGASIAVAKAAAQHYDIPLYRYLGGAAAHVMPVPMFNILNGGVHADNNVDIQEFMICPTGFPSFREALRAGSEIFHALARVLKKQGHTTDVGNEGGYAPNLKSNAEAFEKLIEAIDLAGYKPGGDVWIAIDAAANSFYKDGNYRLEAVGKTFDSAGLIKIYCEWADIYPLICIEDGLAENDWEGFIELTRLLGDRIQIVGDDIYVTDVDKLREGIRRKASNSILIKFNQIGTVSETLLTMRTAFRSEMTCVVSHRSGETEDSAIAHLAVATNCGMIKAGAPNRGERLVKYNELLRIEEALETSEYAGMDAFNADVGKNGG; this is translated from the coding sequence ATGTGTAAGATAGCTGCGGTCGTTGGCCGCGAAGTTCTCGACTCCCGGAGCAACCCCACCGTGGAAGTCGAGGTCCTGACCAACGGGGAGAAGATCGGTCGGGCCACGGTCCCCTCGGGGGCCAGCACCGGCGAGCACGAGGCCGTCGAGCTGCGCGACGGAGACAAGTCGCGCTACCGCGGCCTGGGCGTTCTCAACGCCGTGAAGAATGTGAACACGGAGATACGCGAGCTCCTGGTGGGGATGAACCCCCTGGACCAGGAGAACATAGACCGGGCGCTGATCGAGCTGGACGGCACTCCGAACAAGGGCCGCCTGGGGGCCAACGCCATCCTGGGGGCCAGCATCGCCGTGGCCAAGGCGGCGGCCCAGCACTACGACATACCGTTGTACCGCTACCTGGGCGGTGCCGCGGCCCACGTCATGCCCGTGCCCATGTTCAACATCCTCAACGGGGGTGTCCACGCCGACAACAATGTGGACATACAGGAGTTCATGATCTGCCCCACGGGCTTCCCCAGCTTCCGCGAGGCGCTGCGGGCCGGCTCGGAAATTTTCCACGCCCTGGCCCGGGTGCTCAAGAAGCAGGGGCACACCACGGACGTGGGCAACGAGGGCGGCTACGCCCCCAACCTCAAGTCCAACGCCGAGGCCTTCGAAAAGCTCATCGAGGCCATAGATCTCGCCGGATATAAACCGGGGGGCGACGTATGGATTGCCATAGACGCCGCCGCCAACAGCTTCTATAAGGACGGTAATTACCGTCTGGAGGCCGTGGGCAAGACCTTCGACTCCGCCGGCCTCATCAAAATCTACTGCGAGTGGGCCGACATCTACCCGCTCATCTGCATCGAGGACGGCCTGGCCGAGAACGACTGGGAGGGCTTCATCGAGCTCACACGCCTGCTGGGCGACCGTATCCAGATCGTGGGCGACGACATCTACGTCACCGACGTGGACAAATTGCGGGAGGGGATCAGGCGCAAGGCCTCCAACTCGATACTTATCAAGTTCAACCAGATAGGCACGGTGAGCGAAACGCTCCTCACGATGCGCACCGCCTTCCGCTCAGAGATGACCTGCGTCGTCAGCCACCGCTCCGGGGAAACGGAGGACTCCGCCATCGCCCACCTGGCCGTGGCCACCAACTGCGGCATGATCAAGGCCGGGGCCCCCAACCGCGGCGAGCGCCTGGTCAAGTACAACGAGCTCCTGCGGATAGAGGAGGCGCTGGAGACCTCGGAGTACGCCGGCATGGATGCGTTCAACGCCGACGTCGGCAAGAACGGAGGGTGA
- a CDS encoding glycosyltransferase family 39 protein yields the protein MKLYPPAKPLDRRHPWRDDRFWFAVALLVAAVIRLVLLLQLADSPFGDYLGIDERYYHTQALGIAAGEGPELPFFMSPLYQMTLGGVYALAGGSWWTVRVLQALLGLVALFFIWRTARRLTGRWWALGILGAAVLYSQFFFTETLLLPTTLTTFLAVLGTYLAVRHLQRPGRWTAVGIGVAFALATLAHGLLAVPAAAVGIYLFLRRLKRDKRSAFKELGLLVAAAVVVVAPVTLANSLADGHFVPLSTNGGLNLYLGNQPGAVGLYRPYSTAAYSLDFTARWPAEREAAERGDPPPSDSGVSAYWTQRFVEELEKDPWRIAGLFGKRALLVLNGFEYPQVENFYFEGEFVPLLKWPWLSLYVLLPLGAAGLVLGRRRGARVLGVIALAYAVVLLPFFVTARFRFPVIPLVIIGAGLFVERVIRLIRLRRRWKFSKKFRLSAVFTAAILIPFVAATAYKPEVTRAYDNLAVGYNNLGTEAYARGDYAGAVRYQELALDQNSGMLPARLNLGQALLAAGDYQRAEEEFLELRGSALDPARLELSIARAQRGRGDDLAALATLQRAAEAPFAEGSILADLSRVYLDLGDVYHARKAAQQAVVLSPELPDGYLALARAETNPSVAMESINAGLERCIYKAALLLFAGEFLGDDGFLREAAPTAAEEGDWAVWARALVSLSRLGNGG from the coding sequence GTGAAACTCTACCCGCCAGCTAAGCCACTGGATCGGCGGCATCCCTGGCGCGACGACCGCTTCTGGTTCGCCGTGGCGCTCCTCGTCGCCGCGGTCATCCGGCTGGTCCTGCTTCTACAGCTCGCCGACAGCCCCTTCGGGGATTACCTCGGCATAGACGAGCGGTACTACCACACCCAGGCGCTGGGGATCGCCGCCGGCGAAGGGCCCGAGCTGCCGTTCTTCATGAGCCCCCTCTACCAGATGACGCTGGGCGGCGTGTACGCGCTGGCGGGCGGGAGCTGGTGGACGGTGCGGGTGCTACAGGCGCTCCTCGGCCTGGTGGCGCTCTTTTTCATCTGGCGGACGGCGCGGCGGCTGACGGGCCGCTGGTGGGCTCTGGGCATTCTCGGCGCGGCGGTGCTCTACTCCCAGTTCTTCTTCACCGAAACCCTCCTGTTGCCCACGACCCTGACGACGTTCCTCGCGGTTCTGGGGACTTACCTCGCCGTGCGACATCTTCAACGACCGGGGCGGTGGACCGCCGTGGGAATCGGAGTCGCCTTCGCCCTGGCGACGCTGGCCCACGGCCTTTTAGCGGTTCCGGCGGCCGCGGTGGGAATCTATCTCTTCCTCCGGCGGCTGAAACGGGATAAAAGGTCGGCATTCAAGGAGCTGGGGCTTCTCGTCGCCGCGGCGGTCGTCGTCGTCGCTCCGGTTACCCTCGCCAACAGCCTGGCCGACGGGCATTTCGTGCCCCTGTCCACCAACGGCGGCCTCAACCTCTACCTGGGCAACCAGCCCGGCGCCGTGGGGCTCTATCGGCCCTACTCAACGGCCGCCTACAGCCTGGACTTCACCGCCCGCTGGCCGGCGGAGCGCGAGGCGGCCGAGAGGGGCGACCCGCCGCCCTCCGACTCGGGGGTATCCGCCTACTGGACCCAACGGTTCGTCGAGGAGTTGGAGAAGGACCCCTGGCGCATCGCGGGCCTTTTCGGGAAGCGGGCGCTCCTCGTGCTCAACGGCTTCGAGTACCCCCAGGTGGAAAACTTCTACTTCGAGGGTGAGTTCGTCCCGCTGCTGAAGTGGCCCTGGTTGAGCCTGTACGTTCTTCTGCCCCTGGGCGCGGCGGGGCTGGTCCTCGGCCGACGCCGGGGGGCGCGGGTCCTGGGCGTCATCGCCCTGGCCTACGCCGTCGTGCTACTCCCATTCTTCGTCACCGCCCGGTTCCGCTTCCCGGTGATTCCGCTGGTGATAATCGGCGCGGGTCTGTTCGTCGAGCGCGTCATTCGGCTCATCCGCCTCCGGAGGCGGTGGAAATTCAGCAAAAAGTTCAGGCTGAGCGCGGTTTTCACCGCGGCAATTCTGATACCCTTCGTCGCCGCCACGGCCTACAAGCCGGAGGTCACGCGGGCCTACGACAACCTCGCCGTGGGCTACAACAACCTGGGCACCGAGGCCTACGCCCGGGGCGACTACGCCGGGGCGGTGCGCTACCAGGAACTGGCCCTCGACCAAAATTCCGGGATGCTCCCGGCGAGGCTCAACCTGGGACAGGCGCTCCTCGCCGCCGGGGACTACCAACGCGCCGAGGAGGAATTTCTCGAACTGCGGGGGAGCGCCCTGGATCCCGCCCGGCTGGAGCTTTCAATAGCCCGGGCCCAGCGGGGGCGGGGCGACGACCTGGCGGCGCTGGCCACCCTCCAGCGGGCGGCCGAAGCGCCCTTCGCCGAAGGCTCGATCCTCGCCGACCTGTCGCGGGTGTACTTAGACCTGGGCGACGTTTACCACGCCCGGAAGGCGGCGCAGCAGGCCGTCGTGCTCTCCCCCGAGCTGCCCGACGGCTACCTGGCCCTGGCGCGGGCCGAGACCAACCCCTCCGTGGCGATGGAGAGCATAAACGCGGGGCTGGAGCGCTGTATTTACAAAGCCGCCTTGCTGCTATTCGCCGGTGAGTTTTTGGGCGATGATGGGTTTTTGAGAGAGGCCGCCCCGACCGCGGCGGAGGAGGGCGACTGGGCTGTGTGGGCCCGAGCGCTGGTCTCCCTGAGCCGTCTGGGCAACGGGGGGTAA
- a CDS encoding glycerol-3-phosphate acyltransferase — MTFTLGLLVAVVWGSVPWSWLVARLWRGIDLREEGSKNVGATNVLRTCGKVPGVLAYILDGAKGFVGVYFLPQLFPVTWLDPTLYGCALMLAVMLGHIFTPFLGFRGGKGAMAGVGAAVALDPWIGLVTLGLFLIVAFATRIVSVATISASVAYPAVITVFGLTGNGMNWILFGFGVLAAALVIFMHRSNLKRLREGRENAPSSGGGKSPKP, encoded by the coding sequence TTGACCTTCACCCTGGGCCTTCTCGTCGCCGTCGTCTGGGGCTCCGTCCCCTGGAGCTGGCTCGTCGCCAGGCTCTGGCGGGGCATTGACCTGCGCGAAGAGGGGTCGAAGAACGTCGGAGCCACCAACGTCCTGCGCACCTGCGGAAAAGTCCCCGGGGTTCTGGCCTACATTCTGGACGGCGCCAAGGGTTTTGTCGGTGTCTATTTCCTCCCCCAACTCTTCCCCGTAACCTGGCTCGACCCCACCCTCTACGGCTGCGCGCTGATGCTGGCCGTCATGCTGGGGCACATCTTCACACCCTTCCTGGGCTTCCGGGGCGGCAAGGGTGCGATGGCCGGCGTCGGCGCGGCGGTGGCCCTTGACCCCTGGATCGGCCTCGTCACCCTGGGCCTCTTTTTAATCGTGGCCTTCGCCACCCGCATCGTCTCCGTGGCCACCATCTCCGCCTCGGTGGCCTACCCGGCGGTCATAACGGTCTTCGGCCTCACCGGGAACGGGATGAACTGGATTCTGTTCGGGTTTGGCGTTCTGGCGGCGGCTCTGGTAATATTCATGCACAGGAGCAACCTGAAGAGGCTGCGCGAGGGTCGGGAGAACGCCCCTTCGTCCGGTGGGGGGAAATCCCCGAAACCGTAA
- the thpR gene encoding RNA 2',3'-cyclic phosphodiesterase — MRLFVAAEIPPGVQEKLAAVRSASRDSAWRWVAAGNVHLTLKFLGETDEGLVPRIKEALAAVCRPLTPFELGLTGLGTLPPSHPPAEGDRRPPRPPRVLYAGLDRGTVELRRLSLGVEDVMVALGFQKERRLFTPHATLARVRKEQRPRDAAELLGRFEGKSFGAWRCGGAVLFLSELGPGGARYTALGEFPFGV; from the coding sequence GTGCGTCTCTTCGTGGCGGCGGAGATACCACCCGGGGTGCAGGAAAAACTTGCCGCGGTGCGGAGCGCCTCGCGCGACTCCGCCTGGCGGTGGGTGGCGGCGGGGAACGTCCACCTGACGCTGAAATTCCTGGGGGAGACGGACGAGGGGCTGGTTCCACGGATAAAAGAAGCCCTGGCCGCGGTCTGTCGTCCTCTCACTCCCTTCGAGCTCGGCCTGACCGGTCTGGGAACGCTCCCCCCCTCGCACCCCCCGGCGGAGGGGGACCGAAGGCCGCCGAGACCGCCGAGGGTCCTCTACGCCGGTCTGGACCGGGGGACGGTCGAGCTGCGGAGGCTGTCGCTGGGCGTCGAGGATGTTATGGTCGCTCTCGGTTTTCAAAAGGAGAGGCGCCTCTTTACGCCCCACGCCACCCTGGCCCGGGTGCGCAAGGAGCAGCGCCCCCGGGACGCGGCGGAGCTTTTAGGGCGGTTCGAGGGTAAAAGTTTCGGCGCCTGGCGCTGCGGGGGGGCGGTGCTCTTTTTGAGCGAGTTGGGCCCCGGCGGGGCGCGTTACACGGCGCTGGGAGAGTTTCCCTTCGGCGTATAA